A region of Streptomyces sp. WMMC500 DNA encodes the following proteins:
- a CDS encoding LytR C-terminal domain-containing protein has protein sequence MLTPPEMGGPYRIKGTKYPRMRRNRRRRKVLALLGAALAVAVVGWGTLQLIDVFKGDDDEKKAVQARQPEDCGARDTGAKSGESKKPEEKPAALPAPARVEVNVLNATTRSGLAQKTADELEKRGFKIGKVANAPAEYDKRVTGAGILLGAPGTVDGELKVLGTQLAQAEPKAVEREGAVVDLIIGDEFRGLTEPAEAKAALKALATPAVTKPEACD, from the coding sequence ATGCTGACGCCCCCCGAGATGGGCGGGCCGTACCGCATCAAGGGCACCAAATATCCGCGTATGCGGCGAAACCGTCGGCGCCGGAAGGTGCTGGCCCTGCTCGGTGCGGCGCTCGCGGTCGCGGTCGTCGGCTGGGGCACGCTGCAGCTCATCGACGTCTTCAAGGGCGACGACGACGAGAAGAAGGCCGTGCAGGCCCGTCAACCGGAGGACTGCGGCGCGCGGGACACGGGCGCGAAGTCCGGCGAGAGCAAGAAGCCGGAGGAGAAGCCGGCCGCGCTGCCCGCGCCCGCACGGGTCGAGGTCAACGTGCTGAACGCCACCACCAGATCCGGCCTCGCGCAGAAGACCGCGGACGAGCTGGAGAAGCGCGGCTTCAAGATCGGCAAGGTGGCCAACGCGCCCGCGGAGTACGACAAGCGGGTGACCGGCGCCGGCATACTGCTCGGCGCCCCGGGGACGGTGGACGGCGAGCTGAAGGTGCTGGGCACGCAACTGGCGCAGGCGGAGCCGAAGGCGGTGGAGCGCGAGGGCGCGGTGGTCGACCTGATCATCGGCGACGAGTTCCGCGGGCTGACGGAGCCGGCGGAGGCGAAGGCGGCGCTGAAGGCGCTGGCGACACCTGCGGTGACGAAGCCGGAGGCGTGCGACTGA
- a CDS encoding type II toxin-antitoxin system VapB family antitoxin, whose product MIFKRIGNGRPYPHHGRESTRQWADVAPRPVRLDQLVTTKQQLDLETLLAEDSTFYGDLFAHVVKWRGDLYLEDGLHRAVRAALQQRQVLHARVLELD is encoded by the coding sequence GTGATCTTCAAGCGCATCGGAAACGGGAGGCCGTACCCCCACCACGGCCGGGAGTCCACCCGCCAGTGGGCTGACGTCGCACCACGCCCGGTACGCCTCGACCAGTTGGTGACGACGAAGCAGCAACTGGATCTGGAGACCCTGCTCGCCGAGGACTCGACCTTCTACGGCGACCTCTTCGCCCACGTCGTGAAGTGGCGGGGCGACCTCTATCTGGAGGACGGACTGCACCGCGCGGTGCGGGCGGCGCTGCAGCAGCGCCAGGTGCTGCACGCGCGCGTCCTTGAGCTGGACTGA
- a CDS encoding M28 family metallopeptidase, whose amino-acid sequence MFPRRLTAALGAAALAVPLLLAGSAPAGAASPARDGAQLARELVRTSGAADAYRHLKAFQRLADRNGGHRAAGSPGYEASAAYVYDQLKKAGYDVSYDYFDFTYSETVKDEFAVVSPEARDVEIHAMTFSKSTPEGGLDAPLAAAPVDADGTSGCEPGDFAGGDYTGKVALVQRGGCNFSVKQANAADAGAVATVIYNNTEGSLSGTLGDAEAVKVPTGGISKAEGEALTALLAQGEVTVHVDIQMIVEPRTTRNVIAETKRGAEDRTVMLGAHLDSVPEGPGINDNASGSAALLEVAKELAKAEKKPRNQVRFAFWSAEELSLVGSTDYVSRLTPRQLRDIELYLNFDMVASPNYGLFVYDGDDSDGVGEGPGPEGSAQLERQITDFMDRRGMPHEGTDFTGRSDYGPFIAVGIPSGGTFTGAEGTKTEAQAEKFGGTAGMAYDPCYHAACDDLDNISMPAFDANIDVIANAVGAYAHDVSSLREPVSFVPTEGDAGSGGGAHDDHAER is encoded by the coding sequence GTGTTCCCTCGAAGACTCACGGCTGCGCTGGGCGCGGCCGCCCTCGCCGTCCCCCTGCTCCTGGCCGGCTCGGCGCCCGCGGGTGCCGCGTCCCCGGCGCGGGACGGCGCGCAGCTCGCCCGGGAGCTGGTGCGCACGTCCGGCGCCGCGGACGCGTACAGGCACCTCAAGGCGTTCCAGCGGCTCGCCGACCGCAACGGCGGCCACCGCGCGGCCGGTTCGCCGGGCTACGAGGCGTCCGCCGCGTACGTCTACGACCAGCTCAAGAAGGCCGGCTACGACGTTTCGTACGACTACTTCGACTTCACCTACTCCGAGACGGTGAAGGACGAGTTCGCGGTCGTCTCGCCCGAGGCGCGGGACGTCGAGATCCACGCGATGACCTTCTCGAAGTCGACCCCCGAGGGCGGCCTCGACGCGCCGCTGGCCGCCGCGCCCGTCGACGCCGACGGCACCTCGGGCTGTGAGCCGGGCGACTTCGCGGGCGGCGACTACACCGGCAAGGTCGCGCTCGTGCAGCGCGGCGGCTGCAACTTCTCCGTCAAGCAGGCGAACGCCGCGGACGCGGGCGCCGTCGCCACCGTGATCTACAACAACACCGAGGGCTCGCTGAGCGGCACCCTCGGCGACGCCGAGGCCGTCAAGGTGCCCACCGGCGGCATCTCCAAGGCCGAGGGCGAGGCGCTGACCGCGCTGCTGGCGCAGGGCGAGGTCACCGTCCACGTCGACATCCAGATGATCGTCGAGCCGCGCACGACGCGGAACGTCATCGCCGAGACGAAGCGCGGCGCCGAGGACCGCACCGTCATGCTCGGCGCGCATCTCGACTCGGTCCCCGAGGGCCCCGGCATCAACGACAACGCCTCGGGCTCGGCGGCGCTGCTGGAGGTCGCGAAGGAGCTGGCGAAGGCCGAGAAGAAGCCGCGCAACCAGGTGCGCTTCGCGTTCTGGTCGGCGGAGGAGCTGAGCCTCGTCGGCTCCACGGACTACGTGAGCCGGCTGACCCCGCGGCAGTTGCGGGACATCGAGCTCTACCTGAACTTCGACATGGTCGCCTCGCCGAACTACGGCCTCTTCGTCTACGACGGCGACGACTCCGACGGCGTCGGCGAGGGCCCGGGCCCGGAGGGCTCGGCGCAGTTGGAGCGGCAGATCACCGACTTCATGGACCGCAGGGGCATGCCGCACGAGGGCACCGACTTCACCGGCCGCTCCGACTACGGCCCGTTCATCGCGGTCGGCATCCCGTCCGGCGGCACGTTCACGGGCGCGGAGGGGACGAAGACCGAGGCCCAGGCCGAGAAGTTCGGCGGCACGGCGGGCATGGCGTACGACCCGTGCTACCACGCGGCGTGCGACGACCTGGACAACATCAGCATGCCGGCGTTCGACGCGAACATCGACGTCATCGCCAACGCGGTCGGGGCGTACGCGCACGACGTCAGCTCGCTGCGCGAGCCGGTGTCCTTCGTGCCCACCGAGGGCGACGCGGGCAGCGGCGGCGGTGCGCACGACGACCACGCGGAGCGGTGA